In one Limosilactobacillus oris genomic region, the following are encoded:
- the lysA gene encoding diaminopimelate decarboxylase → MNEQLSASQLNAAGHLMIGGCDSLDLAQQYGTPLVVYDVSQIRHQIRAFKRVFEANQVEYEVSYASKAFAAIAMYQVADQEGAHVDVVSGGEMYTALKAGFPLSHASFHGNNKSYDELVMAVKNNIGVIVVDNFYEIKLLNQVLTELDARVKVMLRITPGISAHTNKYIQTGQVDSKFGFDLESGQADRALEAVLASPRMTMIGLHAHIGSQIFELAGFEGVANKLVEVANHWQQRYDYQAQVINVGGGFGIRYTKDDQPLRPEEFVDAIIKAIKAAVAPTALEMPAIWIEPGRSIVGPAGYNLYTVGSRKDLPGYRPFVTINGGMGDNIRPALYQAEYETVLARDPQAPLAEHVRLAGKYCESGDILSQDQALPKTKPGDVLVMLDTGAYGYAMASNYNRNPRPAVVFAENGHSQLVIERESYEDLVHLDRPYTEAK, encoded by the coding sequence ATGAACGAACAGCTTTCAGCAAGCCAGCTTAACGCAGCCGGTCACCTAATGATTGGTGGCTGTGATAGCCTTGACCTGGCCCAGCAGTACGGAACGCCCCTGGTGGTTTATGATGTTAGTCAAATCCGGCACCAGATTCGCGCCTTTAAGCGGGTTTTCGAAGCTAACCAGGTTGAATACGAGGTTAGCTATGCTAGCAAGGCCTTTGCGGCGATTGCGATGTATCAAGTTGCCGACCAGGAGGGAGCCCATGTCGACGTAGTTTCCGGTGGCGAAATGTATACGGCATTGAAGGCCGGTTTCCCACTCTCCCATGCCAGTTTTCATGGCAACAATAAGTCATATGATGAGCTGGTAATGGCGGTTAAGAACAACATTGGCGTAATCGTGGTTGATAATTTTTACGAAATTAAGCTGCTAAACCAGGTGCTAACCGAACTGGACGCCCGGGTCAAAGTGATGTTGCGTATCACCCCGGGAATTTCCGCCCACACCAATAAGTACATCCAGACCGGCCAAGTCGACAGTAAGTTTGGCTTTGACTTAGAATCAGGACAGGCGGACAGGGCATTGGAGGCGGTCTTAGCGTCACCACGGATGACGATGATCGGCCTGCACGCTCACATCGGTTCACAAATTTTTGAACTGGCAGGGTTTGAAGGGGTTGCCAACAAGCTGGTGGAAGTAGCTAACCACTGGCAGCAGCGGTATGACTACCAAGCCCAGGTCATCAACGTTGGCGGGGGCTTTGGCATTCGTTATACAAAGGATGACCAACCGCTGCGGCCTGAGGAATTTGTCGATGCCATCATCAAGGCCATCAAGGCTGCGGTTGCGCCGACAGCTCTGGAAATGCCGGCAATCTGGATCGAACCGGGGCGGTCAATCGTTGGGCCGGCTGGCTATAACCTCTACACGGTTGGTTCCCGGAAAGACTTACCGGGTTACCGCCCGTTCGTCACCATTAACGGGGGAATGGGTGATAATATTCGTCCCGCCCTCTACCAAGCAGAGTACGAAACGGTGCTGGCAAGAGACCCCCAAGCACCATTGGCGGAACACGTCCGCCTGGCTGGGAAGTACTGTGAAAGTGGTGATATTTTAAGCCAGGACCAGGCCCTGCCGAAGACGAAACCGGGGGATGTTCTTGTAATGTTGGATACCGGGGCCTATGGATATGCAATGGCATCCAACTATAACCGAAATCCCCGGCCCGCAGTGGTCTTTGCGGAGAATGGCCACTCTCAGCTGGTGATTGAACGGGAAAGCTATGAAGACTTGGTTCACCTGGACCGTCCATATACTGAAGCAAAATAA
- the dapD gene encoding 2,3,4,5-tetrahydropyridine-2,6-dicarboxylate N-acetyltransferase: MAELDAQAIINYIGNAPKKTPVKVLLKGAIDQLTFPDAVQAFAEEKTATLYGDWTVIKPFLAANESKIADYHVENDARNSAVPLLDLKKINARIEPGAIIRDKVLIGDNAVIMMGAIINIGAEIGADSMIDMGAVLGGRAIVGKHCHIGAGTVLAGVVEPASAQPVRIDDNVLIGANAVVIEGVHVGAGAVVAAGAIVTHDVEPGTMVAGVPAKFIKRVDQQTSDKTALEDDLRKL; this comes from the coding sequence ATGGCAGAATTAGATGCACAGGCAATCATCAACTACATTGGAAACGCCCCTAAGAAGACGCCAGTCAAGGTGCTGTTAAAAGGGGCAATCGACCAATTGACCTTCCCGGACGCGGTGCAGGCCTTCGCGGAAGAAAAAACGGCGACCCTTTACGGGGACTGGACAGTTATTAAGCCATTTTTAGCCGCAAACGAAAGCAAGATTGCGGATTACCACGTTGAAAACGACGCCCGCAATTCAGCGGTGCCCCTGCTAGACCTCAAGAAAATTAATGCCCGGATTGAACCGGGAGCCATTATTCGGGACAAGGTTCTGATTGGCGACAACGCCGTCATTATGATGGGTGCTATTATCAACATTGGCGCGGAAATCGGTGCTGATTCCATGATTGACATGGGAGCAGTGCTTGGCGGCCGGGCGATTGTCGGGAAGCATTGCCACATCGGCGCTGGAACGGTTCTGGCAGGGGTTGTAGAACCAGCCAGTGCCCAACCGGTGCGGATTGACGATAATGTTCTAATTGGCGCCAATGCCGTTGTTATCGAGGGGGTCCACGTTGGTGCGGGCGCTGTAGTGGCTGCGGGTGCGATTGTTACCCACGACGTCGAACCTGGGACAATGGTCGCGGGAGTTCCTGCTAAGTTTATCAAGCGGGTTGACCAGCAGACCAGTGACAAGACCGCCCTGGAAGATGACTTGAGGAAGCTATAA
- a CDS encoding N-acetyldiaminopimelate deacetylase, protein MVLNEEELIQIRRHLHTIPELALHETATHEYLLQVIKSFKQDYLEIRETPELPTALFVRVKGTAPRRTIGYRTDIDALPITEQTGLPFASQHPGVMHACGHDIHMTVALGVLNYFAEHQPQDNLLFFFQPAEENDYGGKRAYEAGLFAGKWRPDEFYGLHDNPDLPAGAIGCRLGTLFAGTTEVNIDLEGKGGHAAYPQDANDTVVAAAALIMQVQTVISRSIDPVQSGVVTLGKIRGGEIRNVIAGHTRIEGTIRGLTQAMIEKIDARLEDICAGIGRSFNMNVNLELNQGGYWPVENNPQLTKFFINYMQQAPNVDFVETAPAMTGEDFGFLLAKFPGTMFWLGVDDDSQLHSATLTPQESAIKRGVDAITGFIEARMNKEE, encoded by the coding sequence ATGGTATTAAATGAAGAAGAATTAATTCAGATTCGTCGCCACCTGCACACCATTCCTGAATTAGCCCTGCATGAAACGGCGACTCACGAGTACCTGCTTCAGGTGATTAAAAGTTTTAAGCAGGACTATCTGGAAATTAGGGAAACGCCAGAGCTGCCCACCGCCCTGTTTGTACGGGTAAAGGGGACGGCCCCTCGCCGGACGATTGGTTACCGGACAGACATTGACGCCTTGCCGATTACTGAACAAACGGGGCTTCCTTTTGCGTCGCAGCACCCCGGTGTAATGCACGCTTGTGGTCACGATATCCATATGACGGTGGCCTTAGGGGTCTTGAACTACTTTGCGGAGCACCAGCCGCAGGACAACCTGCTGTTCTTCTTCCAGCCAGCGGAGGAGAATGACTATGGTGGTAAGCGGGCGTATGAAGCCGGGCTGTTTGCTGGTAAGTGGCGGCCAGATGAATTTTACGGCCTGCATGACAATCCGGATTTACCTGCCGGCGCAATTGGCTGCCGCTTAGGAACCCTCTTTGCCGGAACTACGGAAGTTAACATTGATTTAGAGGGGAAGGGCGGCCACGCGGCTTATCCGCAGGACGCAAACGATACGGTAGTCGCTGCCGCAGCACTGATTATGCAGGTGCAAACGGTGATTTCCCGTAGCATTGACCCGGTTCAAAGCGGGGTCGTGACCCTGGGCAAAATTCGGGGTGGCGAGATCCGGAACGTTATTGCTGGTCACACCCGAATTGAGGGAACGATTCGGGGACTTACCCAGGCTATGATTGAAAAGATTGATGCACGCTTGGAAGATATTTGCGCGGGAATCGGGCGCAGCTTTAACATGAACGTCAACCTGGAGCTAAACCAGGGCGGCTACTGGCCGGTTGAGAATAACCCGCAATTGACTAAGTTCTTTATTAACTACATGCAGCAGGCCCCGAACGTAGACTTTGTGGAAACCGCCCCCGCAATGACCGGGGAGGACTTCGGCTTCCTATTGGCAAAGTTCCCAGGGACGATGTTTTGGCTAGGGGTTGATGATGACTCCCAGCTTCACTCCGCCACGTTAACGCCGCAGGAGTCGGCAATCAAGCGGGGCGTTGATGCTATCACCGGTTTTATTGAGGCACGAATGAACAAGGAGGAATAG
- the dapA gene encoding 4-hydroxy-tetrahydrodipicolinate synthase — MRLADADLLTAIVTPFDDQGQVDFASLEKLTNYLIDQGSNGFVIGGTTGETPTLTHDEKIQLYEEFGKMVAGRVPVIAGTGSNNTAETIAFTNEVAAIPGIDYALVVVPPYNKPNQRGMKAHFTAVADQSQLPIVMYNIPGRTGVKMAAETIIELSQHPNIAAVKQCASLEELEEIVEGRGSDFAVFTGEDAQALTARVLGANGVISVASHSYAHQMRRMYDALYRGDYQEAGRLQRWLTPRMAALFMYPSPSPVKAVLNAQGFQVGGCRLPILPLNEEEQRSLAAALELPADQLLKKQLPLNLGE; from the coding sequence ATGCGATTAGCAGATGCAGACCTTTTGACGGCGATTGTCACGCCCTTTGATGATCAGGGGCAGGTTGATTTCGCCAGCCTGGAGAAGTTGACCAATTACCTGATTGACCAGGGGAGCAATGGCTTTGTGATTGGCGGAACAACCGGCGAAACACCAACCCTGACCCATGATGAGAAGATCCAACTATACGAGGAGTTCGGTAAAATGGTTGCGGGCCGAGTTCCCGTAATCGCCGGGACGGGAAGCAATAACACTGCTGAAACGATTGCCTTTACCAATGAGGTTGCTGCGATTCCGGGGATTGACTACGCCCTGGTCGTTGTTCCACCGTACAATAAGCCAAACCAACGGGGAATGAAGGCCCACTTCACCGCCGTAGCTGACCAGTCTCAACTCCCGATCGTGATGTACAATATTCCCGGACGCACGGGGGTCAAGATGGCCGCCGAAACAATCATCGAACTTTCCCAGCACCCGAACATCGCGGCCGTTAAACAGTGCGCTTCGCTGGAAGAGCTCGAAGAAATTGTTGAAGGGCGGGGAAGCGATTTTGCCGTCTTTACCGGTGAAGATGCCCAGGCACTGACTGCCCGTGTCCTCGGAGCCAATGGGGTAATCTCGGTTGCCTCACACAGCTATGCACACCAAATGCGGCGGATGTATGACGCCCTTTACCGGGGTGATTACCAGGAGGCGGGACGGCTGCAGCGCTGGCTGACACCACGGATGGCGGCCCTCTTTATGTATCCATCGCCATCACCAGTGAAGGCGGTATTAAATGCCCAGGGCTTTCAGGTGGGTGGCTGCCGCCTGCCGATTTTGCCGCTGAACGAAGAAGAACAACGGTCACTGGCAGCGGCGTTAGAACTACCAGCGGACCAACTATTAAAGAAGCAGTTACCACTTAACTTGGGGGAATAA
- the dapB gene encoding 4-hydroxy-tetrahydrodipicolinate reductase, translated as MKKVLIAGATGAMGQKAVALVNGLADTQLTAVLAPHATADQRAELGLGPDVKIYQKREQVDPNVADIWLDFTVPAAVYENVRFALEHGLAPVVGTTGLTDEQEAELIAASRAKHVGGLVAPNFGMSAVLLMKFAQEAAKYFPDVEIIEMHHADKKDAPSGTALSTAKLIDQVRPSHESSPDEVTTLDNVRGGDYHGIKVHSVRLPGYVAHEQVLFGGAGEALTIRQDSFDRQSFMSGVKVALEKVLDLDELVIGLENIL; from the coding sequence ATGAAAAAAGTATTGATTGCGGGGGCCACTGGAGCAATGGGGCAAAAAGCGGTTGCCCTCGTCAACGGTCTTGCGGATACCCAACTAACGGCCGTGCTGGCACCTCACGCTACGGCAGACCAACGTGCCGAACTCGGGTTGGGACCAGACGTAAAAATCTACCAGAAGCGGGAGCAAGTCGACCCTAACGTGGCGGATATCTGGCTGGACTTTACCGTCCCGGCAGCCGTTTATGAAAATGTCCGGTTTGCGCTTGAGCACGGCTTGGCACCGGTGGTCGGCACTACCGGTTTGACTGACGAACAGGAAGCGGAATTAATCGCGGCGAGCCGGGCAAAGCATGTCGGTGGACTGGTCGCGCCAAACTTCGGAATGTCGGCGGTCTTGCTAATGAAGTTTGCCCAGGAGGCTGCAAAGTACTTCCCGGATGTTGAAATAATTGAAATGCACCACGCTGATAAAAAGGACGCACCATCAGGGACGGCCCTGAGTACCGCCAAGCTGATCGACCAGGTTCGTCCAAGTCACGAAAGCAGCCCAGACGAGGTGACCACCCTCGACAATGTGCGTGGTGGGGATTACCACGGAATCAAGGTTCACTCTGTACGCTTGCCCGGCTATGTTGCCCATGAGCAGGTCCTGTTCGGTGGTGCTGGTGAAGCGTTAACGATTCGCCAGGATTCTTTTGATCGGCAGTCATTCATGAGCGGGGTTAAGGTGGCATTGGAGAAGGTCCTGGATTTAGACGAGCTAGTAATTGGCTTAGAAAATATTTTATAG
- a CDS encoding aminotransferase class I/II-fold pyridoxal phosphate-dependent enzyme, producing the protein MPSLAKELRGTANKRIASLPPAQIRAFDEEISGVPGIVKLTLGEPDFDVPEHVKQAAVKSIQQNDSHYSASRGTLALRQAISRYLKTSRQVDYDPATEVIVTVGATEAITATTFALLNPGDKVIVPTPIYSQYFSSIALTGAQAIIVNTAPDGFLLTADRLRKELAQAGTGVKAVVLNYPNNPTGRSYSAIEMAELAQVLADHHLIAIVDEIYSELVYDHQFVSLASQLPDQTVLINGLSKSHAMTGYRLGYLAAPAELVEQISKMHSFMVTAANDTAQAAALEALTNGKEDPAIYRQQYQHRRNHLAGAMRALGFEIAIPDGAFYLFAKIPAQYGDDDVQFARDLAHQARVGVIPGSAFGPGGEGHIRLSYAAADSQIDAVIDRLQAFMTKLNKE; encoded by the coding sequence ATGCCATCATTAGCAAAAGAACTACGAGGGACTGCCAATAAGCGCATTGCTAGTCTGCCGCCCGCTCAAATTCGGGCCTTTGATGAGGAGATTTCCGGAGTGCCGGGAATCGTTAAACTGACTTTGGGTGAACCGGACTTTGACGTTCCAGAGCACGTTAAGCAGGCGGCGGTTAAGAGCATCCAGCAGAACGATTCTCACTACTCGGCTAGTCGGGGGACACTGGCGTTGCGGCAGGCAATTAGCCGTTATTTGAAGACCAGTCGGCAGGTTGATTATGATCCGGCAACAGAGGTTATTGTAACCGTTGGAGCTACCGAGGCCATTACCGCTACCACCTTTGCCCTCCTGAATCCGGGTGACAAGGTAATTGTGCCAACGCCGATTTATTCGCAGTATTTTTCGAGTATTGCGCTGACTGGGGCGCAGGCAATAATTGTTAACACTGCGCCGGATGGCTTCTTGCTAACCGCGGACCGTCTGCGCAAGGAGCTGGCCCAGGCAGGAACAGGGGTGAAGGCGGTTGTCCTTAACTACCCGAATAATCCGACCGGCAGAAGCTATTCCGCCATCGAAATGGCAGAGCTGGCACAAGTGCTGGCGGATCACCACTTGATTGCGATTGTGGATGAAATCTATAGCGAGTTGGTCTACGATCATCAATTTGTCTCCCTTGCTAGTCAGTTGCCTGATCAGACAGTGCTGATCAACGGCCTTTCAAAGTCCCATGCCATGACGGGATACCGGTTGGGCTACCTAGCTGCCCCAGCAGAACTGGTAGAACAAATTTCCAAGATGCACTCCTTTATGGTAACGGCAGCAAACGATACCGCCCAGGCAGCGGCGTTGGAAGCCTTAACCAACGGTAAGGAAGACCCAGCAATTTACCGTCAGCAGTACCAACACCGCCGGAATCACTTGGCGGGTGCAATGCGGGCGTTGGGCTTTGAAATTGCAATCCCTGACGGCGCCTTCTACCTTTTCGCCAAGATTCCCGCTCAGTACGGGGATGATGATGTTCAGTTTGCACGCGACCTGGCGCATCAGGCCCGGGTGGGTGTGATTCCCGGGAGCGCGTTTGGCCCCGGTGGTGAAGGTCATATCCGCTTGTCATACGCCGCTGCTGACAGTCAGATTGACGCAGTGATCGACCGTTTGCAGGCCTTTATGACCAAACTTAATAAGGAATAA
- a CDS encoding diacylglycerol/lipid kinase family protein, which produces MHYSIILNPTAGNGNGSRVWPGIQQQLVENQVDFSMQATKDETSADYFARRLATARHSTKTTVLVIGGDGTLHDVLNSLIANTPAHAQQLPLAYIPVSKLSRFARAYGISLDPAGALQQVLATEASEQVHIGHYHDAIKDNDGYFLNSIGIGFDAALLNQRNQASKRQKFRWSRLAFFSRATAILYNQQPFQLMLNGTTGRLLSPKAYIAMVANHPFTDSRIQLTTTGGLHENSLDLIVAERRGWPLTFWQLHQFYRGRLASSRWAIHQSGTNFHLTTTSLEFCQVDGEPMGNRFLDMTITSTSYPFLQQH; this is translated from the coding sequence ATGCACTATTCAATTATTCTTAACCCAACTGCTGGCAACGGTAACGGTTCTCGGGTATGGCCCGGTATTCAGCAGCAATTAGTAGAAAATCAGGTCGACTTTTCGATGCAGGCAACAAAGGACGAGACCAGCGCCGACTACTTTGCCCGCCGCCTAGCAACCGCGCGGCATTCTACGAAGACAACCGTCCTCGTAATCGGAGGGGACGGGACGCTGCATGATGTCTTGAACAGTCTAATCGCTAATACACCGGCGCACGCGCAGCAGCTCCCCCTCGCATATATTCCAGTCAGTAAGCTCAGCCGCTTTGCCCGTGCCTACGGAATCTCCCTCGACCCTGCTGGAGCCCTTCAGCAAGTTTTAGCTACCGAGGCGAGCGAACAGGTCCATATCGGCCACTACCATGACGCCATCAAAGATAATGACGGCTACTTCCTAAACAGCATTGGGATTGGCTTTGATGCTGCGCTACTCAACCAGCGCAACCAGGCCAGCAAGCGGCAGAAGTTTCGCTGGAGCCGGTTAGCCTTTTTCAGCCGCGCAACTGCCATCCTCTACAACCAGCAACCGTTTCAATTAATGTTAAACGGTACGACCGGGCGTCTGTTATCACCAAAAGCCTACATCGCCATGGTCGCTAACCATCCCTTTACCGACAGCCGAATTCAGCTGACTACCACAGGGGGGCTTCACGAAAATAGCCTTGACCTGATTGTGGCCGAACGACGCGGCTGGCCGCTAACCTTCTGGCAACTTCACCAGTTCTACCGTGGACGCCTCGCCAGTTCCCGGTGGGCAATCCACCAGTCAGGAACGAACTTTCACCTTACCACCACTTCGCTGGAATTTTGCCAGGTGGATGGTGAGCCCATGGGCAATCGTTTCCTTGACATGACAATCACTTCCACCAGCTACCCGTTTTTGCAGCAACATTAA
- a CDS encoding DNA-directed RNA polymerase subunit epsilon yields MTFKVYFQPDNTKRPVRENTQSIYIEADSEAEALLMVEHNTDYNIEYVEQLDTKALEYEKQNPNFKITTF; encoded by the coding sequence ATGACTTTTAAAGTATATTTTCAACCAGATAATACCAAGCGCCCCGTGCGGGAGAACACGCAGTCAATTTACATCGAAGCGGATTCTGAAGCGGAAGCGTTATTGATGGTTGAGCACAACACCGACTATAACATTGAATATGTCGAACAACTTGACACCAAGGCGCTGGAATATGAGAAGCAAAATCCTAACTTCAAAATCACGACATTTTAA
- the def gene encoding peptide deformylase, with protein sequence MFLMKDIVRDGDPVLRKRAAKVSFPLSDEDQELAKKMMEYLEVSQDPELCEKYKLRAGVGLAAPQVGVSKQMAAVLVPATEEGGKPEFKDVIINPVIVSESVQYGALTEGEGCLSVDKDVPGYVPRHDRITLRYQDTNGEKHQVRLKNYPAIVCQHEIDHLHGMLFYDHINKQKPFEAPADTIMIS encoded by the coding sequence TTGTTTTTGATGAAGGATATTGTCCGTGACGGTGACCCCGTTCTTCGGAAACGAGCAGCTAAGGTCAGTTTTCCCCTTTCTGACGAGGACCAAGAGCTTGCTAAAAAAATGATGGAGTACCTAGAAGTCAGCCAAGATCCCGAACTCTGTGAAAAGTACAAGTTACGGGCGGGTGTCGGACTAGCGGCGCCCCAAGTCGGCGTATCTAAACAGATGGCAGCCGTACTGGTCCCTGCAACTGAAGAAGGGGGCAAACCAGAATTCAAGGATGTTATCATCAACCCGGTAATTGTCAGCGAGTCAGTGCAGTATGGCGCGCTGACAGAAGGAGAAGGCTGCCTCTCCGTAGACAAGGATGTCCCAGGCTATGTTCCACGCCATGACCGGATCACCCTGCGCTACCAAGACACTAACGGTGAAAAGCACCAGGTACGGTTAAAGAACTATCCGGCAATTGTTTGCCAGCATGAGATTGACCACCTGCACGGGATGCTTTTCTATGACCACATTAACAAGCAAAAGCCATTTGAGGCTCCCGCTGATACCATCATGATCAGCTAA
- the pdhA gene encoding pyruvate dehydrogenase (acetyl-transferring) E1 component subunit alpha gives MADAKAVDFAKIKAEEGAAFAKPVQILDNDGKVVNKELMANFTDDQLVDLMKKMVWERALHEQTMSFSQQGRLGFYAPTWGEEASEMGTAAAFKKQDFLFPAYRDLPQLIQHGATVAQMYLWSKGHVKGNLFDARALRPQIIIGAQMVEMAGGALGIKKNGEKDTVAYAYTGEGGSSQGDTYEGMNFAGVFQAPAVFIIQNNGWAISYPRKLQTEAETIAQKGVAAGIPAVQVDGMDVLACYEVAKEAREFAAAGNGPVLIETLTYRFGAHSSAGDDPSRYRTKDEEKPWFDKDPLIRLRKYLTEKKLWSEEEEEKYVAECKDDFKKAMKEADSVEPEKVSDMLKRTFEVPTPDIKEQIKKYEAKESK, from the coding sequence ATGGCCGATGCCAAAGCTGTAGACTTTGCTAAGATTAAAGCCGAAGAAGGCGCTGCATTCGCAAAGCCCGTTCAAATTCTGGATAACGATGGAAAAGTCGTTAACAAGGAATTGATGGCTAATTTTACTGATGACCAACTTGTAGACTTAATGAAGAAGATGGTTTGGGAACGCGCTCTGCACGAACAAACTATGAGCTTCTCCCAACAAGGTCGGCTTGGGTTCTACGCACCAACCTGGGGTGAAGAAGCCTCCGAAATGGGGACCGCGGCTGCGTTTAAGAAGCAGGACTTCTTGTTCCCAGCTTATCGTGACTTGCCACAATTAATCCAGCATGGTGCGACTGTCGCTCAGATGTACTTATGGTCTAAGGGCCACGTCAAGGGGAACCTCTTTGACGCTCGTGCTTTGCGGCCACAAATTATCATTGGTGCCCAAATGGTTGAAATGGCCGGTGGTGCCTTAGGAATTAAGAAGAACGGTGAAAAGGATACCGTTGCGTATGCCTATACCGGTGAAGGTGGTTCTTCACAGGGTGACACTTACGAAGGGATGAACTTTGCCGGTGTCTTCCAAGCACCTGCTGTCTTCATCATTCAAAACAATGGTTGGGCTATTTCCTACCCACGGAAGCTCCAAACGGAAGCTGAAACCATTGCTCAAAAAGGGGTTGCAGCTGGAATTCCTGCTGTTCAGGTTGACGGAATGGACGTCTTGGCATGTTACGAAGTTGCAAAGGAAGCCCGTGAATTTGCTGCCGCTGGCAACGGGCCTGTCCTGATTGAAACCTTAACTTACCGGTTTGGTGCCCACAGTTCTGCTGGTGACGACCCTAGCCGTTACCGGACAAAGGATGAAGAAAAGCCATGGTTCGACAAGGACCCACTGATTCGTCTCCGCAAGTACTTGACTGAAAAGAAGCTCTGGTCCGAAGAAGAGGAAGAAAAGTACGTTGCTGAATGCAAGGATGACTTCAAGAAGGCTATGAAGGAAGCCGACTCTGTTGAGCCAGAAAAGGTTTCTGACATGCTCAAGCGGACCTTTGAAGTACCAACCCCAGATATTAAAGAACAAATCAAGAAGTACGAAGCAAAGGAGTCGAAGTAA
- a CDS encoding alpha-ketoacid dehydrogenase subunit beta, with amino-acid sequence MAKKTYIKAITEGIDIALAEDPKTLVFGEDVGKNGGVFRATNGLQEKYGEDRVFSTPLAESGILGLSIGLAVTGWRPVPEIQFSGFIFEALDSIVSQMSRIRFQYNGTKNAPITIRTPYGGGTHTAELHADNFENFVIGVPGLRVVTPSSAYDAKGLIISAIENNDPVVFLENLRLYRSVKGEVPDDKYTVPLDKANVVQEGSDVTIIAYGGEVSEAQKAAKKLAKDNISAEIIDLRSLYPLDTDTIFESIKKTHHVVIVQEAQKQAGVGAEVASAISEGAIMYLDAPITRVAAPNSVYPFPQAENVWIPASKDIEDAVREVVNY; translated from the coding sequence ATGGCTAAGAAGACTTATATCAAAGCTATTACTGAAGGTATTGACATTGCTTTAGCTGAAGATCCTAAGACCCTGGTTTTTGGTGAAGATGTCGGTAAAAACGGTGGTGTATTCCGGGCTACTAACGGCCTGCAAGAAAAGTACGGCGAGGATCGGGTCTTCAGTACCCCACTTGCTGAATCTGGTATCTTAGGCTTATCCATTGGGTTAGCGGTTACTGGCTGGCGGCCGGTTCCGGAAATTCAATTCAGTGGTTTTATCTTTGAAGCCCTGGATTCAATCGTTTCTCAAATGTCACGGATTCGTTTCCAATACAACGGTACCAAGAACGCCCCAATTACGATTCGGACACCATATGGTGGTGGTACCCATACCGCAGAACTCCATGCGGACAACTTCGAAAACTTCGTTATTGGTGTGCCAGGTTTACGGGTAGTTACGCCAAGTTCTGCGTACGACGCGAAGGGCTTGATTATTTCCGCAATTGAAAACAACGACCCAGTGGTCTTCCTGGAAAACTTGCGTCTGTACCGTTCCGTTAAGGGCGAAGTTCCTGATGACAAGTACACTGTTCCGTTGGACAAGGCAAACGTTGTTCAGGAAGGTAGCGACGTAACGATCATTGCTTATGGTGGTGAAGTTTCAGAAGCACAGAAGGCTGCTAAGAAGCTCGCTAAGGACAACATTTCTGCGGAAATTATCGACTTGCGGTCACTTTACCCACTCGACACCGATACGATTTTTGAATCCATCAAGAAGACACACCACGTTGTTATTGTGCAAGAAGCACAGAAGCAGGCGGGGGTCGGTGCTGAAGTTGCTTCAGCAATTTCCGAAGGTGCCATCATGTACCTGGATGCTCCAATCACCCGGGTAGCGGCTCCAAACTCTGTTTACCCATTCCCACAAGCAGAAAACGTTTGGATTCCAGCATCTAAAGATATCGAAGATGCAGTTCGCGAAGTAGTTAATTACTAA